A genome region from Rhodopseudomonas boonkerdii includes the following:
- a CDS encoding DUF4269 domain-containing protein translates to MDWVSMHHEGSDYSYPESETAAIEMPGSRPMSCPSYEDAIHRTGILDLLAPFDPHVVGTLPLGIALPASDIDIVCHAPDLNEIADLIWQTFRSAKGFVMYRWVVKGRPLIAQFEAEGWPFEIFAAADPVEDQAGWRHFKVEQRLLGLAGSVLHDRIMMFRMQGLKTEPAFAAALGLAGGPYESMNKLCDATDKELVEVLATPAPHLATAVRK, encoded by the coding sequence ATGGATTGGGTATCGATGCATCATGAAGGGAGTGATTATTCTTACCCTGAGTCCGAGACGGCGGCTATCGAAATGCCTGGGAGTCGGCCCATGAGTTGTCCATCCTACGAAGACGCTATCCATCGCACCGGCATTCTCGATCTGCTGGCACCGTTCGATCCGCACGTGGTCGGCACCCTGCCCCTCGGCATTGCTTTGCCCGCGAGCGACATCGATATCGTCTGCCACGCACCGGATCTCAACGAGATTGCCGACTTGATTTGGCAAACATTCAGATCGGCCAAAGGCTTTGTCATGTATCGATGGGTGGTCAAAGGCCGACCGCTCATTGCGCAGTTCGAGGCCGAAGGTTGGCCGTTCGAGATATTCGCGGCCGCCGATCCCGTCGAAGATCAGGCCGGGTGGCGACATTTCAAGGTCGAGCAACGGCTACTCGGCCTTGCAGGCTCCGTCCTTCACGATCGGATCATGATGTTCCGGATGCAAGGCTTGAAGACTGAACCAGCTTTCGCCGCCGCACTCGGATTGGCGGGTGGTCCCTATGAGTCGATGAACAAGCTCTGTGACGCAACCGATAAGGAGCTTGTTGAGGTACTCGCGACCCCCGCACCTCATCTTGCGACCGCCGTTAGGAAATAG
- a CDS encoding GNAT family N-acetyltransferase, with protein sequence MDTMSTTRRAEIGDLQELLALYRHLTPDMPELSDDLAKNRWLEILSAEHVAVFVVEDKGVLVASSTLITAPNLMRGATPHGFLENVVTHVGHRRHGYGREVVEAGLGEAWARGCQRVLLVTGRMHLNPHVADFYTSCGFKSGRAGLMAQRPIS encoded by the coding sequence ATGGATACGATGTCGACTACGCGTCGAGCGGAAATAGGCGATCTACAGGAGCTGTTGGCGCTCTATCGGCACCTGACACCCGATATGCCGGAGCTGTCTGATGATCTGGCAAAGAACCGTTGGCTCGAAATCCTTTCGGCAGAGCATGTCGCAGTGTTTGTGGTCGAGGATAAAGGCGTCTTGGTCGCGTCCTCCACCCTGATCACCGCGCCAAACCTGATGCGGGGAGCGACGCCTCATGGGTTCCTTGAGAATGTGGTGACCCATGTAGGCCATCGGCGTCACGGATATGGGCGTGAAGTTGTCGAGGCCGGATTGGGAGAAGCCTGGGCGAGGGGATGTCAGCGGGTGTTGCTGGTGACCGGCCGGATGCATTTGAACCCGCATGTGGCCGACTTCTACACAAGCTGCGGGTTCAAATCCGGACGAGCGGGACTGATGGCCCAGCGGCCTATTTCCTAA